Proteins co-encoded in one candidate division WOR-3 bacterium genomic window:
- a CDS encoding peptidase M55, producing the protein MRKKFNVFISFDIEGVSGVSSWQELKKDSVSLRNIREIGTDEVNAVVRGIRRARSDIGEILVCDSHAEGENLLIGRLARGVHLIKGSPRNYYMVEGLNEDFDILFLVGYHSMAGTKAGGMDHTYSSSVIYNLKINGKYVGETEINAAVAGAFGVPLGFVSGDDLLIKEVRKFFGRDPETVITKYGVSRFAAKCRHPVEVQEEMEIKSAKAVRKSGKLKLFTFKRPIRAEFELINSLMGDLVEPIPGLKRVSARKVIFKCSDVLEFYRIMRLICTLCRLG; encoded by the coding sequence ATGCGGAAAAAGTTTAATGTATTTATCTCTTTTGATATAGAAGGGGTAAGCGGTGTCAGTTCCTGGCAGGAATTGAAGAAAGATTCCGTTTCCTTAAGGAATATAAGGGAAATCGGGACCGACGAAGTCAACGCCGTGGTGAGGGGAATCAGGAGGGCACGCAGCGACATCGGAGAAATTCTGGTCTGTGACAGCCACGCTGAAGGTGAAAATCTTCTGATCGGACGACTTGCAAGGGGAGTTCACTTAATAAAAGGCTCACCACGGAATTACTATATGGTGGAAGGGCTCAATGAAGATTTTGATATTCTTTTTCTGGTCGGGTATCACTCTATGGCGGGAACAAAGGCAGGAGGAATGGACCATACATATTCTTCATCGGTCATCTACAACCTGAAAATAAACGGAAAGTATGTCGGTGAGACTGAAATCAATGCCGCGGTTGCCGGCGCCTTCGGCGTTCCCCTGGGATTTGTCTCAGGTGACGATTTACTCATTAAAGAAGTAAGAAAGTTTTTCGGACGGGATCCGGAAACCGTGATCACAAAATACGGTGTGTCGCGGTTTGCAGCGAAATGCCGCCATCCCGTGGAGGTTCAGGAAGAGATGGAAATAAAGTCCGCAAAAGCGGTCAGGAAATCCGGGAAGTTGAAACTTTTTACTTTTAAAAGACCGATACGTGCGGAATTCGAGCTGATCAACTCGCTGATGGGCGATCTCGTGGAGCCGATTCCCGGATTGAAGCGGGTTTCAGCCCGCAAGGTGATTTTTAAATGCAGTGACGTACTTGAGTTCTATCGGATAATGCGGCTTATCTGCACCCTTTGCCGACTCGGTTAA